GTCCGGCCTGCACGAGGACGTTGATGGCGCGGCCCTGGTTGGTGGCGTCGTTGGGGATGGCCACGTTCTCGCCCTCGATGCCGTCGAGGGAGTCGTGGTCCTGCCAGAAGAGGGCCAGCGGGTAGATCTCGGTGGCGGAGATGGCCTCGAGGTCCTCGTCTGCGCCGGCGTTGTAGCCGGAGAGGAACTTCAGGTGCTGGAACTTGTTCACGTCGATCTCGCCCTGGGCGAGTGCGTCGTTCGGGGTGTTGTAGTCGGAGAACGCGACGATCTCGATGTCGATGCCCTTCTCCTCGGCCAGGTCGGCGAAGACGTCCCACTCGCGCAGGTTGGCGTCGGTGGTGCCGACGCGGATGGGACCGTCGCCGCCGTCGGAGTTGGAGCAGGCGACCAGGCCGGTGGCGGAGATGGTGACGGCTGCGAGGCCGGCGACGATGTGGTTCAACTTCATGGTGAACCCTTTCTTGAGTAGATAGAACAAGCTGTTCATCGGAGGGGTGATTAACTAGCAGAGAAGATAACACTCGACATACCGCTTAGTCTAGTTCGGCGAAGTATTGCTGGCGAACAGGCGTTCGATTATTCTGATCCGTGTGAGATTCAACGGGGGAGCGCCACTGGGCTGGTCGCGGCTGGAGCGCATTCTCGCCGGCCGCCCGACAGCCACGCCCGTGCCGGTCTGGGGCCCGGAACGCGCGCTGCCGCAGCGGGGAACATCGAGACCATTCGCCGAGCTGCACGCCGTGAGCTCCTACAGCTTCCTCGACGGGGCCAGCTCCCCGGAGGCGCTGGTGGACCGGGCAGTGGAACTGGGTTTATCCGCCATCGCCCTGGTCGACCGCGACGGGCTCTACGGGGCGGTGCAGTTCGCCGAGGCCGCGGCCAGCGTCGACATCGCCACCGTGTTCGGGGCGGAGCTCACCCTGGACGGACGTGTGCTCACCGTTCTCGCGCGGGGGCCGGAGGGCTACCGGCGCCTCTCGCACACCATCGCGGATTCCCGGATGGCCGCGGGGGAGAAGGGCAGGGTGTCCTACCCGCCCCTCGAACTTGTGGCCGACCAGCTCGGGGGAACGTGCGTGGTCCTGCTCGGGCACGAGTGGCTGGGGGAGATCTCCCGCGTGGTGGACTGTTTCGGCGAGGACAACGTCGTGCTCGAGTACGAGGCGACGATGACCCCGGAGAACGCCGACCACCACGAGCAGCTCGACGCCTTCAACAACCTGCGCGGGATCGTCACCGCCCGGCCCGCAGCCGCCACCCGGCACGACGCGCGCCTGGCCACCGCGAAACGGGCGCTGGCCAGCCGGCGCAGCATGGAGGACGCCTACGGCGACCTGCACCCCATGGGCGCGCCGTGGCTGCGCTCCGGGGACCAGATCGCCGCGATGGTCCCGGGCAGGGAGGAGCTTATCGACGAAACCCTGCGCCTCGCCGCCGAGTGCGCCTTCACCCTCGACCTCGTGGCCCCGGAGCTGCCGGACTTCGCCGTCCCCGAGGGGCACTCGGAGATGTCCTGGCTGAGGGAGAAGACACTGGCCAGGGCGCGGGAGCGCTACGCCACCCGCCCGGCGCAGGTCCGCGAACGGGCGCTGGCGCAGATCGACTATGAGCTCGACGTCATCGCGCAGCTGAACTTCCCCGGCTATTTCCTCATCGTCTGCGAGCTGGTGGATTTCTGCCGCGAGAGCAACATCCTGTGCCAGGGGCGCGGCTCGGCGGCGAACTCCGCGGTGTGTTTCTCCCTGGGCATCACCAACGCCGAGCCGATCACCGCCGGGCTACTGTTCGAACGTTTCCTCTCACCCGAGCGGGACGGCCCGCCGGACATCGACATCGACATCGAATCGGGGCGTCGCGAAGAAGTCATCCAGTACGTCTACGACACCTACGGCCGCGACCGCGCCGCCCAGGTAGCCAACGTGATCACCTATCGGCGCAAGGGGGCGATCCGCGACGCCACCCGCGCCCTGGGTTATCCGCCGGGATCCGAGGACGCCTGGTCGAAGGGGCTGTCCGAGCCGCCGGAGATCGTCTCCGAGCTCGCCGAGCAGTTCCGGGGGCAGCCGCGTCACCTGGGTATCCACTCCGGCGGCATGGTCATCTGCGACCGGCCCATCGCCGACGTGGTGCCCGTGGAGTGGGCGCGCAAGGAGAAACGTTCCGTCATCCAGTGGGATAAGGACGACGCGGCGTCTGCCGGCCTGGTGAAGTTCGACCTGCTGGGCCTGGGCATGCTCGAGGCGCTGCACCACATGATCGACCTCGTGGCCGAGACCGAGGGTCGGGAGGTCAACCTGTGGGAGCTCGATCTCGCGGACGCCCGGGTGTACGACATGCTGTGCCGCGCCGACGCCGTCGGGGTGTTCCAGGTGGAGTCCCGTGCGCAGCTGTCCACCCTGCCCCGGCTGAAACCCCGGATCTTCTTCGACCTGGTGGTGGAGGTGGCGCTCATCCGGCCCGGGCCCATCCAGGGCGGATCCGTGCACCCCTACCTGCGTCGACGCAGCGGCCAGGAGCCGGTGACCTACGACCACCCGGTGCTGGAGAAGTCCCTGGGCAAGACGCTGGGTATTCCGCTCTTCCAGGAGCAGCTCATGCAGATCGCCGTCGACGCCGCCGGCTTCACCGGCACGGAGGCCGACATCCTGCGCCGCGCGATGGGTTCGAAACGCTCGACCGCAAAGATGGAAGCTTTGCGACGCCGCTTCCACGACGGCCTGCGCGAAACCAACGGCATCGAGGGCGAGGTGGCCGACCGGCTGTGGAACAAGATCGTCGCCTTCGCCGCCTACGGTTTCCCGGAGTCGCACTCCCAGTCCTTCGCCTCGTTGGTGTACTTCTCTGCGTGGTTCAAGTGCCACTACCCGGCGCAGTTCTGCGTTGGACTGCTGCGCGCGCAACCGATGGGGTTCTACTCGCCGCAGTCGCTCATCCAGGATGCCCGCCGCCACGGGATCGAGATCCTGCCGGCGTGTGTGAACAATTCGGGTGCCGAGGCCCGGGTGGTCGACGGGCGGATCCGTGTCGGCCTCAACCTCGTGGCGGGTCTGGGGCAGGAGGCTGCGGAACGCGTCCAGAAACACGCGCCGTATTCGGGGGTCCCGGACCTCTCCCGCCGGGCAGACCTCTCCGTCGCCCAGGTGGAGGGGCTGGCCAAGGCGGGGGCGCTGGACTGCTTCGGGCTGACGAGACGGCAGGCGCAGTGGCAGGCCGGGGTCGCGGCCACGGAGAAGGAGGACATGCTGCCGGGCATGTCCGCCATCAGCGCGCCGGCACTGCCGGGGATGAACGCCTTCGAGCTCATGGTCGCCGACATTGCCGCCACCGGGGTCACCCACGACAAGCAGCCCCTGGTCATGGTCCGCGAGCAGCTGCGCGCCGAGGGGGTGGTCACCGCGGAGGAGCTGCGGCGGGTCGAGGACGGGACCCGGGTGCGGGTCGCCGGAGTGGTGACCCACCGGCAGCGCCCGCAGACCGCGTCGGGCATCACGTTCTTCGGCATGGAGGACGAGACCGGGCTGATCAACGCCATGGTCTCGGTGGGGTTGTGGGAATCCCAGCACGTCATCGCCCGTACAGCGAAGGTGCTCATCGTGCGCGGCAAGGTGCAGAACGCCTCGGGGGCGGTCACCGTGGTGGCCGACCGGCTGGAGGAACTGGCGTTGGGGCAGTGGCTGTCCAGGGGTTCTCGGGACTTTCACTGACTGGTACAAACGAGGGCATGCACCCGGTCTCCCCGAAGCTCACCCAGGCCCGCTATCTCGTCGTTCTGCCGTGGCTGGTCATTCCGGCGCTCGCGCTGGCTGTGGTCGCCGTGCTCTGGTGGACTTGGGCCTGGATCGGGGTGGCCGTGCTCGCGGCGCTCACACTGTGGCTGCTGTGGCTCATTCCGGCGCAGGTCAGGCTCCTGGGGTGGGAGGAGGCCGAGGATGAGCTGCTCATCACCAAGGGCCGGCTCTGGCGCACGTTAACCGTCGTGCCCTACGGCCGCATCCAGTTCGTCGACGTCTCCTCCGGGCCGATCGCCAGGCGCCTGGGCATGAAGACGATTGAGCTGCACACGGCGTCCACGTCATCGGATTCGTCGATACCCGGCCTGCCCGCCGAGACCGCCGACGCGCTGCGCGAACGCCTGGCGGACAAGGCACGCGAACGGATGAGCGGCCTGTGAACGACTACCGCCCCGTCCATCGGCTGACCCCGCTGCTCAGGCTGTGGACGCTCGTCCTCGCGCTGATCGCCGTGGCGGTGGTCAACCTCAATGCCAGCACCCTGGCGTCGCTGGGTACTTTCCTGCGTGGCGACGGCAGCCTGCTCCCCATCCTCCTCGCCGTCGGCGCCTTCGCGCTGCTCTGCGCGGCGGTCTGGCTGCTCTCGGGTGCCTGGTGGCGGGCCGAGGGGTACCGGCTCACCGAGGAGGAGGTCTCCCTGAAGAGGGGCGTGCTCTCCCGGCAGGAGCGCAGCGCACGTTATGACCGGATCCAGGCCGTCGACGTGGTG
This sequence is a window from Corynebacterium doosanense CAU 212 = DSM 45436. Protein-coding genes within it:
- a CDS encoding MetQ/NlpA family ABC transporter substrate-binding protein — protein: MKLNHIVAGLAAVTISATGLVACSNSDGGDGPIRVGTTDANLREWDVFADLAEEKGIDIEIVAFSDYNTPNDALAQGEIDVNKFQHLKFLSGYNAGADEDLEAISATEIYPLALFWQDHDSLDGIEGENVAIPNDATNQGRAINVLVQAGLVTLREEGLVDPTPADIDTAASKVEVTPIDAAQTTTVFREGTPAIINNSFLERAGIDPDAAIFQDDPNNAQAEPYINVWVTTPEKADDETINQLAELWKDPKVKEAVLESSGGTAVSVDRTKEELAAIQDRLEAEEK
- a CDS encoding error-prone DNA polymerase translates to MILIRVRFNGGAPLGWSRLERILAGRPTATPVPVWGPERALPQRGTSRPFAELHAVSSYSFLDGASSPEALVDRAVELGLSAIALVDRDGLYGAVQFAEAAASVDIATVFGAELTLDGRVLTVLARGPEGYRRLSHTIADSRMAAGEKGRVSYPPLELVADQLGGTCVVLLGHEWLGEISRVVDCFGEDNVVLEYEATMTPENADHHEQLDAFNNLRGIVTARPAAATRHDARLATAKRALASRRSMEDAYGDLHPMGAPWLRSGDQIAAMVPGREELIDETLRLAAECAFTLDLVAPELPDFAVPEGHSEMSWLREKTLARARERYATRPAQVRERALAQIDYELDVIAQLNFPGYFLIVCELVDFCRESNILCQGRGSAANSAVCFSLGITNAEPITAGLLFERFLSPERDGPPDIDIDIESGRREEVIQYVYDTYGRDRAAQVANVITYRRKGAIRDATRALGYPPGSEDAWSKGLSEPPEIVSELAEQFRGQPRHLGIHSGGMVICDRPIADVVPVEWARKEKRSVIQWDKDDAASAGLVKFDLLGLGMLEALHHMIDLVAETEGREVNLWELDLADARVYDMLCRADAVGVFQVESRAQLSTLPRLKPRIFFDLVVEVALIRPGPIQGGSVHPYLRRRSGQEPVTYDHPVLEKSLGKTLGIPLFQEQLMQIAVDAAGFTGTEADILRRAMGSKRSTAKMEALRRRFHDGLRETNGIEGEVADRLWNKIVAFAAYGFPESHSQSFASLVYFSAWFKCHYPAQFCVGLLRAQPMGFYSPQSLIQDARRHGIEILPACVNNSGAEARVVDGRIRVGLNLVAGLGQEAAERVQKHAPYSGVPDLSRRADLSVAQVEGLAKAGALDCFGLTRRQAQWQAGVAATEKEDMLPGMSAISAPALPGMNAFELMVADIAATGVTHDKQPLVMVREQLRAEGVVTAEELRRVEDGTRVRVAGVVTHRQRPQTASGITFFGMEDETGLINAMVSVGLWESQHVIARTAKVLIVRGKVQNASGAVTVVADRLEELALGQWLSRGSRDFH
- a CDS encoding PH domain-containing protein yields the protein MHPVSPKLTQARYLVVLPWLVIPALALAVVAVLWWTWAWIGVAVLAALTLWLLWLIPAQVRLLGWEEAEDELLITKGRLWRTLTVVPYGRIQFVDVSSGPIARRLGMKTIELHTASTSSDSSIPGLPAETADALRERLADKARERMSGL